One Dehalococcoidia bacterium genomic window, GTCCTAGATCTCCATCTCTGCCCAATGTTTGGCTACACAGAGTGCCTGCCTAATTACAGTTTTTCAGCTACCCCTAATTTCTCAGTTTAGACCATAAATCAGATCTGTCCCCCCTCAATCCTTCTTTTTTGGTATGAAGGCGCTGAGCAGGTCCAGGGGCAGGGGGAATACCAGGGTATTGGTCTTCTCGGTGGCGATCTCGGTAAGAGTCTGTAGATAGCGCAGTTGCAGCGTTGTCGGCTCCCTGCCGATTATAGCGCCCGCCTCAGCTAGCTTTACAGAAGCCTGCAGCTCGCCCTCAGCGTGGATGATCTTGGCGCGCCGCTCGCGTTCCGCCTCAGCCTGTGCCGCCATCGCCCGCTGCATTGAGCTGGGCAGCTCCACATCCTTTACCTCCACCACACTCACCTTGATTCCCCAGGGCTCCGTCTGCTCATCGATGATCTGCTGCAGCTGCTGATTTATCTTTTCGCGGCGCGCCAGCAGCTCATCAAGCTCGGATTGGCCCAGCACGCTCCTTAAGGTGGTCTGAGCGATCTGGTAGGTGGCCAGCCTGTAGTCAAAGACCTCAATTACAGCAGCCTCCGGGTGCATCACCCTGAAGTAGACCACCGCGTTCACCTTGAGTGTAACATTGTCCCTGGTGATCGCCTCCTGAGAGGGAACATCCATGGTGATAGTACGAGTGTCCACCTTGCGCATGCGGTCGAGGAAGGGGATGATAAAGCGTATCCCCGGTCCTCTAGTCTTCTCCAATCGGCCCAGCCGAAACACAACGCCAGCCTCATACTGGTAGACGATCTTTATGGACGCCGGCAGCAGGATGAGCAGTAGTGCCGCCACTACGGCAATAATTATCACCCAATCCATATTATTCACCTCCTCTATTTTTCTTGACTACCCTTAGTTTTAAGCCATCGACCCTGGTTATCACCACCTCCTCTCCTATCTCAACCTTTCCTTCGTCCAGTGTTGCCTCCCAGCGTTCCCCGTGCACAAACACGGTTCCTGTTGGGTCGAGGGTTGTTCTGGCTACCGCCACCATGCCCACCATCGCCTCTCGCCCTGTCTGCTGTCGCCTTCGGTGGGTGCGCAGGATAGCCCCGATAACAAAGACGCCAACGATGGTGAACACGATCACCACCCCGGCGATAACACCTGGACTTATCTGGAAAAAGGGACTGCCCATCAGGATCATCGAGCCCACGGTAAACGTTGCAATGCCGCCCATGGCAAGCAACCCGTGACTGGATATAAAAACCTCTGCCACAAATAGCCCAAAGGCGAGAACGATCAGTAATACCCCGGCATAGTTGACCGGGAGCATCCCTAGGGAATAGAAGGAAAGAAAAAGGCAGATGGCACCGACGACCCCGGGGAAGATGGTCCCCGGATGAAACAGCTCCAGCATGATACCGAGCATCCCCAGGCTCAGCAGGATGTAGGCGATATTCGGGTCCGCGATTGTGAAGAGAAAGCGCTCCATGGCACCCATGTCGGTGTAATCAATTTTGGCACCATCGGTCTTAAGGGTGACCTCCTCCCCGCTTAATAGTGTCACCTGCCATCCATCAAGCTGGATGAGGAGGTCATCCAAATTATTTGCCACAATATCTATAACCCCCAGCTCCAGGACCTCCGAGGCGGGACTTGACCTGCTCTCCCTTACCGCAGCCTCGGCCCAGTCTACATTGCGACCTCGTGCCTCTGCAATGCTTATGATATATGCAACGGCGTCGTTTACCACCTTCTGCTCCATGGTCTCATCTATCCCATCCTCGCCCAGGGCCACGGGGTGGGCGGCCCCAACTTCGGTGCCCGGTGCCATCGCCGCTACGTGAGATGCGAGTGTGATAAATGCCCCCGCCGAGGCAGCCCTCGACCCTGGCGGAATATAGACCACCACTGGAATATTCGCCTCCAGGATACGCTGCACAATGTCACGCATGGCAC contains:
- a CDS encoding slipin family protein — protein: MDWVIIIAVVAALLLILLPASIKIVYQYEAGVVFRLGRLEKTRGPGIRFIIPFLDRMRKVDTRTITMDVPSQEAITRDNVTLKVNAVVYFRVMHPEAAVIEVFDYRLATYQIAQTTLRSVLGQSELDELLARREKINQQLQQIIDEQTEPWGIKVSVVEVKDVELPSSMQRAMAAQAEAERERRAKIIHAEGELQASVKLAEAGAIIGREPTTLQLRYLQTLTEIATEKTNTLVFPLPLDLLSAFIPKKKD
- a CDS encoding nodulation protein NfeD, whose amino-acid sequence is MRKLWLFLIALGLLILFIPGEASAATPQVDVLRVEGTVNPVLAGYIDRGIGLAEEHGATACVIEMDTPGGLDSAMRDIVQRILEANIPVVVYIPPGSRAASAGAFITLASHVAAMAPGTEVGAAHPVALGEDGIDETMEQKVVNDAVAYIISIAEARGRNVDWAEAAVRESRSSPASEVLELGVIDIVANNLDDLLIQLDGWQVTLLSGEEVTLKTDGAKIDYTDMGAMERFLFTIADPNIAYILLSLGMLGIMLELFHPGTIFPGVVGAICLFLSFYSLGMLPVNYAGVLLIVLAFGLFVAEVFISSHGLLAMGGIATFTVGSMILMGSPFFQISPGVIAGVVIVFTIVGVFVIGAILRTHRRRQQTGREAMVGMVAVARTTLDPTGTVFVHGERWEATLDEGKVEIGEEVVITRVDGLKLRVVKKNRGGE